From a region of the Ardenticatena maritima genome:
- a CDS encoding universal stress protein, which yields MFRRLLIPLDGSPTAGRILYYVEHWFAPQDVVLELVRVVPPYRHSLASTDTLTPVAVAHQYEEAQSYLQQVAGELREKGYTVNVHILEGVPALAIKSAADRLEVDAIAMTTHGRTGLARVLMGSVAEDLVRHAHVPIFLVRMQPEMERHANIRRILVPLDGSDLAERELPYAVALAKQFGATILLLEVVEHHPERELDILPHHEGEEHEASLGVAKMYLERHVEALRAQGMAADLLLKMGKPAPEIVKVAYEHEIDLIVMSTHGYTGFSQLILGSVTREVLRTAPCPLLVLPPKLNATPSDAEQEETPEPEA from the coding sequence ATGTTTCGTCGCTTGCTGATACCGCTGGATGGTTCGCCAACGGCGGGGCGCATTTTGTACTATGTCGAGCATTGGTTTGCGCCCCAGGATGTTGTGCTGGAACTGGTGCGAGTAGTGCCGCCCTATCGCCATTCGCTGGCCAGCACCGACACGCTAACGCCGGTGGCTGTTGCGCACCAGTACGAGGAAGCGCAAAGTTATCTGCAACAGGTGGCGGGCGAACTGCGCGAAAAGGGGTACACGGTCAACGTGCATATTCTGGAAGGCGTGCCCGCGCTCGCCATCAAAAGCGCGGCTGACCGTTTGGAGGTGGATGCAATTGCGATGACGACGCACGGGCGCACGGGGTTGGCGCGTGTGCTGATGGGGAGTGTGGCGGAGGATTTGGTGCGCCATGCCCACGTGCCCATTTTCCTGGTGCGCATGCAACCTGAGATGGAGCGCCATGCCAACATTCGCCGTATCCTGGTGCCGCTGGACGGTTCAGACCTGGCGGAACGTGAACTGCCCTACGCGGTGGCGCTTGCCAAGCAATTTGGCGCGACGATCTTGTTGCTTGAAGTGGTCGAACATCACCCTGAGCGCGAATTGGACATTTTGCCCCACCATGAAGGCGAGGAGCACGAGGCTTCGTTGGGTGTCGCCAAAATGTATCTGGAACGCCATGTCGAAGCGTTGCGTGCGCAGGGCATGGCGGCGGATTTGCTCCTCAAAATGGGCAAGCCTGCGCCGGAAATTGTCAAAGTGGCGTATGAGCATGAGATTGACTTGATTGTGATGAGCACACACGGCTATACGGGCTTTTCACAATTGATATTGGGCAGTGTCACGCGCGAGGTGTTGCGTACCGCCCCCTGTCCGTTGCTGGTGCTGCCGCCCAAATTGAACGCAACACCATCCGACGCTGAGCAGGAGGAAACACCCGAACCTGAAGCCTAG
- a CDS encoding S41 family peptidase, which produces MKQQRSCLIDILVIGFLGLFLSVGGFIGGWVSYGNINALLDRQRADNRVIENGEAHGFYDGEFEPEDLKVFWEALGLLREHFYGELPPEEEITYAAIRGVLQTTGDQFTTFVNPEHAKMLEEDIQGEFEGIGATVRMNADNLLEIVAPIPNSPAEAAGLRPGDVVLAVDGQSIRGLTLMEAVALIRGPRGSSVTLTIQRDGGEPFDVTIVRDRIEIPTVEARLIESETHPPVGYVKLNEFNAKATDQLRAAIQDLRDQGAQGFIFDLRNNPGGLLSQAIRVSSQFLPEDSLVLIERGKFGEEEHRAVAGGIWVEGPLVVLVNNGSASASEIVAGALQDHQRAPLVGETTFGKGSVQAPYTLSDGSSLRVTIARWFTPNGRAIHGEGITPDIFVERTPEDESNQRDPQLDRALEELYHQLEQ; this is translated from the coding sequence GTGAAACAGCAACGCAGTTGCCTCATTGACATTCTGGTAATTGGCTTTCTTGGGCTCTTTCTCAGCGTCGGCGGCTTCATCGGCGGCTGGGTTTCGTATGGCAACATCAACGCCCTGCTCGACCGCCAACGCGCCGACAACCGTGTCATCGAAAACGGTGAAGCCCACGGCTTTTACGACGGAGAATTTGAACCCGAAGACCTGAAAGTCTTTTGGGAAGCGCTGGGCTTGCTTCGGGAGCACTTTTACGGTGAATTGCCGCCTGAGGAAGAAATCACCTATGCCGCCATTCGCGGTGTGCTGCAAACCACGGGCGACCAATTCACCACGTTCGTCAATCCCGAGCACGCCAAAATGCTCGAAGAAGACATCCAGGGCGAATTTGAAGGCATCGGCGCGACCGTGCGCATGAATGCCGATAACCTGCTCGAAATCGTTGCGCCCATCCCCAACAGTCCCGCCGAAGCGGCCGGCTTGCGCCCCGGCGACGTGGTGCTGGCGGTGGACGGGCAGTCTATCCGCGGGCTGACGCTCATGGAAGCCGTGGCGCTTATTCGCGGACCCCGTGGCAGTAGCGTCACGCTCACCATCCAGCGCGACGGCGGCGAACCTTTTGACGTAACCATCGTACGCGACCGTATCGAAATTCCCACTGTGGAAGCCCGCCTCATCGAAAGCGAGACGCACCCGCCGGTGGGGTATGTCAAACTGAACGAGTTCAACGCCAAAGCCACCGACCAACTGCGCGCCGCCATACAAGACCTGCGCGACCAAGGGGCGCAAGGCTTCATCTTCGATTTGCGCAACAACCCCGGTGGCTTGCTCAGCCAGGCTATTCGGGTTTCCAGCCAATTCTTGCCGGAAGACAGCCTGGTGCTGATTGAACGCGGCAAATTTGGCGAAGAAGAACACCGCGCCGTAGCCGGCGGTATCTGGGTTGAAGGGCCGCTGGTGGTGTTGGTCAACAATGGCAGCGCCAGCGCCAGCGAAATCGTCGCCGGCGCCCTGCAAGACCACCAGCGCGCGCCACTGGTGGGCGAAACAACATTCGGCAAAGGCAGTGTGCAAGCGCCCTACACGCTCTCGGATGGGTCGAGCCTGCGTGTGACCATTGCCCGCTGGTTTACCCCCAACGGGCGCGCCATCCACGGGGAAGGCATCACCCCGGACATCTTTGTCGAACGCACGCCGGAAGACGAAAGCAACCAGCGCGACCCACAATTGGACCGCGCATTGGAAGAACTCTATCACCAATTGGAGCAATGA
- the smpB gene encoding SsrA-binding protein SmpB: MSKGERTIAVNRKAHHDYFILETYEAGLVLKGSEIKSIRAGRVNLRDSYVRIKDGEAWVENMHISPYDKASTHEHLDPKRPRKLLLHKREIGRLAGKVAQEGVTIVPLRLYLKRNRAKLEIAVAKGKKKYDKREAIAKREAQRQIERALKTRY; encoded by the coding sequence ATGAGCAAGGGAGAACGCACCATCGCCGTCAATCGCAAAGCCCATCACGACTACTTCATCCTTGAAACCTATGAAGCGGGGTTGGTGCTCAAAGGGTCAGAAATCAAATCCATTCGCGCCGGGCGGGTGAATTTGCGCGATAGTTATGTGCGCATCAAAGACGGCGAAGCGTGGGTCGAAAACATGCACATCTCGCCCTACGACAAAGCCAGCACCCATGAACATCTCGACCCCAAGCGCCCCCGCAAACTGCTGCTCCACAAACGCGAAATCGGGCGGTTGGCGGGCAAAGTCGCGCAAGAAGGGGTGACCATTGTCCCCCTGCGGCTCTACCTCAAGCGCAACCGCGCCAAACTGGAAATTGCCGTGGCGAAGGGCAAGAAGAAATACGACAAGCGCGAAGCCATCGCCAAACGCGAAGCGCAACGCCAAATCGAACGGGCGTTGAAAACGCGCTACTAG
- a CDS encoding RNA polymerase sigma factor has protein sequence MTDHEAGLNEEQLVALLQRAQKEGDPEAFGELYRRYANRIYRYLLSKTGNVALAEDLTSQVFVRLIERIGQYTIAPRDNIAIFSAWLYRIAHHLMIDEIRKQQRQANINANDLQHLDTPQPSIAAEVERKLENEHLLKRLNALSEEQRQVILLRFIEQYSIAETARIMGKTEGAVKVLQYRAIKNLRTLLGGNAS, from the coding sequence ATGACTGATCACGAAGCAGGACTCAACGAAGAACAACTCGTGGCGCTCTTGCAACGCGCGCAAAAAGAAGGCGACCCGGAAGCATTCGGCGAGTTATACCGCCGATATGCGAACCGTATCTATCGCTATTTGCTGTCTAAAACCGGCAATGTTGCGCTCGCCGAAGACCTGACGTCGCAAGTATTCGTGCGCCTTATCGAGCGCATCGGGCAATACACGATTGCGCCGCGTGATAACATCGCCATTTTTTCGGCGTGGCTGTATCGCATCGCACATCACTTGATGATTGATGAAATACGCAAGCAACAACGCCAGGCAAACATCAACGCCAACGACCTGCAACACCTGGATACACCACAACCATCCATCGCCGCAGAGGTTGAACGCAAACTGGAAAATGAGCATCTGCTCAAACGTCTGAATGCGCTCTCTGAGGAGCAACGCCAGGTCATTCTATTGCGATTTATTGAGCAATATTCCATCGCCGAAACGGCGCGCATCATGGGCAAAACCGAAGGGGCTGTGAAAGTTTTGCAATATCGCGCTATCAAAAATTTGCGCACATTACTGGGTGGCAATGCCTCATGA
- a CDS encoding S41 family peptidase, which produces MEKALRIILIATLSAFIVVIAFGLGFAARGVAESAGILPPSITVSAETPAEAPPNFNIFWEAWEILKREYFGDLPDDQTATYGAIRGVLQTLGDPNTVLIEPRAAEREQEQLQGEFGGIGAYVSVDEQGRIVIVAPIDDTPAARAGLRADDIIIAVDGVEVTGMPLDEVVNMIRGPLGTEVTLTIFRPGVDEPFDITLTRDRIPDPTVAWQMVEGQDGMGYIRISFFSARTPEELRKAIGELKDQGADRLIIDLRNNPGGLLDSAIAVASEFIDEGVIVYQQAKDGSRTPFEARKGGLATDIPLVVLVNEGSASASEIVAGAIRDHGRGKLVGTQTFGKGTVQIPFELSDGASLHVTIAHWLTPNGTDLSGDGLTPDIWVDEDPNAQEDVQFLRAIDVLNETTGR; this is translated from the coding sequence ATGGAAAAGGCATTGCGCATCATTCTCATTGCCACCTTGTCGGCATTCATCGTTGTGATTGCATTCGGATTGGGTTTTGCCGCTCGTGGTGTGGCAGAATCAGCCGGCATTCTCCCGCCAAGCATCACCGTTTCGGCGGAAACGCCCGCCGAAGCGCCGCCCAACTTCAACATTTTCTGGGAAGCGTGGGAAATCCTCAAACGAGAGTATTTTGGCGACTTGCCGGACGACCAAACCGCCACTTATGGCGCCATTCGCGGCGTTTTGCAAACCTTGGGCGACCCCAACACCGTGCTGATTGAACCGCGCGCCGCCGAACGCGAGCAAGAGCAATTGCAAGGCGAGTTTGGCGGCATTGGGGCGTATGTCAGCGTGGACGAACAGGGGCGCATTGTGATTGTCGCGCCGATTGACGACACCCCCGCCGCCCGCGCCGGCTTGCGCGCCGACGACATCATCATAGCGGTAGATGGCGTTGAAGTAACCGGCATGCCGCTGGACGAAGTCGTCAACATGATTCGCGGTCCCCTGGGCACAGAAGTGACGCTGACGATTTTCCGCCCCGGCGTCGATGAACCTTTCGACATCACGTTGACGCGCGACCGCATCCCCGATCCCACAGTCGCGTGGCAAATGGTCGAAGGGCAAGACGGCATGGGCTACATCCGCATTTCCTTTTTCAGCGCACGCACGCCCGAAGAACTGCGCAAAGCCATTGGCGAATTGAAAGACCAGGGGGCTGATCGCCTCATCATTGATTTGCGCAACAATCCCGGCGGCTTGCTCGATTCCGCCATTGCCGTTGCCAGCGAATTCATTGATGAAGGCGTTATCGTCTATCAACAAGCCAAAGACGGCAGTCGCACACCCTTTGAAGCCCGCAAAGGGGGGCTTGCCACCGACATACCGCTTGTGGTGCTGGTCAATGAAGGCAGTGCCAGCGCCAGCGAAATCGTGGCAGGCGCCATCCGCGACCACGGGCGTGGGAAACTGGTAGGCACGCAAACGTTCGGCAAAGGCACGGTGCAAATTCCATTTGAATTGAGCGACGGCGCCAGTCTGCACGTGACCATCGCACACTGGCTCACGCCCAACGGCACCGACCTGAGCGGTGACGGGCTGACACCCGACATCTGGGTGGATGAAGACCCCAACGCACAAGAAGACGTGCAATTCCTGCGTGCGATTGACGTTTTGAACGAAACAACCGGTCGGTAG
- a CDS encoding FAD-binding oxidoreductase produces the protein MTKRYESWGKYPKHQPALVHRLRWHTETPPFERFGRPVLAYGLGRSYGDVCLNDNGVLLDTARMAHFIAFDAERGLLRCEAGVSLKQILDLVVPRGWFLPVTPGTKYVTVGGAIANDVHGKNHHREGTFGCHVTQFELLRSTGERLICSPTQNSDLFRATIGGLGLTGLITWAEIKLRPIRSVYIEMERIRFGSLDEFFDISARSDARFEHTVAWLDCIAQGTSLGRGVFLRGNHSEEPGPLTPSKEPKLYVPFDFPSFVLNPLSMRAFNTFYYYMHTPARSHKRVHYEPFFYPLDAVRRWNRIYGRRGFIQYQCVVPPTDRVEVMRELLTVIARSGRASFLAVFKEFGDVASPGMLSFPRKGVTLALDFPFEGEATLRLCEQMDAIVREAGGVLYPAKDARMSGEDFRRFYPQWETFSRYVDPAFSSSFWRRVTRT, from the coding sequence ATGACAAAACGCTACGAATCATGGGGAAAATATCCGAAGCACCAGCCGGCGTTGGTGCACCGTTTACGCTGGCATACAGAGACACCGCCGTTTGAGCGCTTCGGCCGACCAGTGCTCGCTTACGGTTTGGGGCGCAGTTATGGCGATGTCTGCTTGAATGACAACGGCGTCCTGCTTGATACGGCGCGTATGGCGCACTTCATCGCGTTTGACGCCGAGCGCGGCCTGTTGCGATGCGAGGCGGGGGTTTCGTTGAAGCAAATTTTGGATCTGGTGGTGCCGCGCGGTTGGTTCTTGCCGGTCACACCGGGCACGAAGTATGTGACGGTGGGCGGCGCGATTGCCAATGATGTGCATGGCAAAAACCACCACCGCGAAGGCACGTTCGGGTGCCATGTGACGCAGTTTGAATTGCTGCGTTCCACTGGGGAGCGGCTCATCTGTTCGCCCACGCAGAACAGCGACCTCTTTCGCGCCACAATTGGCGGCTTGGGGTTGACGGGGCTGATTACGTGGGCGGAAATCAAGTTGCGTCCTATCAGAAGCGTCTACATTGAGATGGAGCGCATTCGTTTCGGCTCTCTGGATGAATTTTTCGACATTTCGGCTCGCTCCGATGCGCGTTTTGAGCATACAGTGGCCTGGCTGGATTGCATTGCGCAGGGCACGTCTTTGGGGCGGGGTGTTTTCTTGCGCGGCAACCACAGCGAAGAACCGGGACCGCTGACGCCGTCCAAAGAGCCGAAGTTGTATGTGCCCTTTGACTTCCCTTCGTTTGTGCTCAACCCGCTTTCGATGCGCGCCTTCAACACCTTCTACTACTACATGCACACGCCGGCGCGCTCGCACAAACGGGTCCACTACGAACCGTTTTTCTACCCGCTGGATGCCGTGCGGCGCTGGAATCGCATTTATGGGCGGCGGGGCTTCATTCAGTACCAGTGTGTGGTGCCGCCAACCGACCGCGTCGAAGTGATGCGCGAACTGCTCACCGTCATTGCACGCAGTGGGCGCGCTTCGTTCCTGGCGGTTTTCAAGGAGTTTGGCGATGTTGCTTCGCCGGGCATGCTCTCCTTCCCCCGCAAAGGGGTGACGCTGGCGCTTGATTTCCCCTTTGAGGGCGAGGCGACTTTGCGGCTGTGCGAGCAGATGGACGCGATTGTGCGTGAAGCGGGCGGGGTGCTCTATCCGGCCAAAGATGCGCGGATGTCGGGTGAGGATTTTCGCCGCTTCTATCCGCAGTGGGAAACGTTTAGCCGCTATGTTGACCCGGCGTTTTCGTCCAGTTTTTGGCGGCGCGTGACACGGACGTAA
- the lipB gene encoding lipoyl(octanoyl) transferase LipB, translated as MREPLWVVDLGRIRYGEALDLQRRLVATKIAQRETPDVLFVLEHPPVITLGRNAREENIVTPRETLEAMGFDIFHVERGGDVTYHGPGQLVGYPILDLHRVPKPKDVGWFVWAMQEAVIRALARYGITGERIEKVIGVWVRGRELPPLDDSFDEATRAALAAAVTQFSDRKIAAIGARIKEWVSYHGFALNVNTDLRHFDLIVPCGLRDRGVTSMQAELGREIPMGEIKPVVARTFAEVMEREIEWHTLDDVVPFLASEPIHG; from the coding sequence ATGCGTGAGCCATTGTGGGTTGTGGATTTGGGGCGTATTCGCTATGGCGAGGCGCTCGACCTGCAACGCCGTTTGGTCGCCACCAAAATCGCCCAGCGCGAGACGCCCGATGTGCTCTTTGTGCTCGAACACCCGCCGGTCATCACGTTGGGGCGCAATGCGCGCGAAGAAAATATCGTCACACCGCGCGAGACGCTGGAAGCGATGGGGTTCGACATTTTCCATGTCGAACGGGGCGGCGATGTGACCTACCACGGACCGGGGCAATTGGTGGGGTATCCTATTCTGGATTTGCACCGTGTGCCCAAGCCTAAAGATGTGGGATGGTTTGTGTGGGCGATGCAAGAGGCGGTCATTCGCGCCCTGGCGCGCTACGGCATTACGGGCGAACGCATTGAGAAGGTGATTGGCGTGTGGGTGCGGGGGCGTGAATTGCCGCCGCTGGATGATTCATTCGACGAAGCCACCCGTGCGGCGTTGGCGGCGGCGGTGACGCAGTTCAGCGACCGCAAGATTGCCGCCATTGGGGCGCGTATCAAGGAATGGGTTTCGTACCACGGTTTTGCGCTCAACGTCAACACAGATTTGCGCCACTTTGACTTGATTGTGCCTTGTGGGTTGCGCGACCGTGGGGTCACGTCCATGCAGGCCGAATTGGGGCGTGAAATTCCCATGGGTGAAATCAAGCCTGTGGTGGCGCGCACGTTTGCCGAGGTGATGGAGCGCGAGATTGAGTGGCATACGCTTGATGACGTGGTGCCGTTTTTGGCGAGTGAACCCATTCATGGCTAG
- a CDS encoding GNAT family N-acetyltransferase codes for MYRTIQPIEINAAARVQAEAFERTVADYAVRYLQGGRFDWRHVRVWEEHGEFVAVLTVFERALSLCGADIPTALIASVGVRPIHRRRGYASALMRGMLAEMRAKGTPLSLLAPFSQAFYRALGYELANRQLFLRFSPADIPHYAERDHVRAGTQDDLPALQACYATARRQKAAHGWLSRTPAEWERAYTPHEGDFLVLFQVEDAVEGYLIYTLEKPRRLIIQEWVWNSERAWRGLVGFLAAQRGAIFTIEYNAPLDCPLPHLWPEAGTMQNDHVEFIYRRMADLLSGFMVRLVHVPLALAHRPYRDHTTVECILEVDDPILPENRGPWRLHIAEGRATVEKSNASPTVRTDISTLAGWYSGALSARHARLLGRWHASAELCARLDEAAHVPPMYMHKADWF; via the coding sequence GATTCGACTGGCGGCATGTGCGTGTGTGGGAAGAGCACGGCGAATTTGTCGCCGTGCTCACTGTTTTCGAGCGGGCATTGAGCCTGTGCGGGGCGGATATTCCCACGGCGCTGATTGCCAGTGTGGGCGTGCGCCCCATTCATCGGCGGCGCGGCTACGCATCGGCGCTCATGCGCGGCATGCTTGCCGAAATGCGCGCCAAGGGCACACCGCTCTCGCTCCTCGCCCCCTTCTCGCAAGCCTTCTACCGCGCATTGGGCTACGAACTCGCCAACCGCCAACTGTTCCTGCGCTTTTCGCCCGCCGACATCCCCCACTATGCAGAACGCGACCACGTGCGCGCCGGCACGCAAGACGACCTTCCCGCGCTTCAGGCGTGCTACGCCACTGCACGCCGCCAAAAAGCAGCCCACGGGTGGCTTTCACGCACGCCCGCGGAGTGGGAACGCGCGTACACCCCCCACGAGGGCGATTTTCTCGTTCTCTTTCAGGTGGAAGACGCCGTCGAAGGGTATCTCATCTACACGTTGGAAAAACCCCGTCGGCTCATCATTCAAGAATGGGTGTGGAACAGTGAACGGGCGTGGCGTGGACTGGTCGGCTTCCTCGCCGCCCAACGGGGTGCTATCTTCACCATCGAATACAACGCCCCCCTCGACTGCCCCCTGCCCCATCTCTGGCCGGAAGCCGGCACCATGCAAAACGACCATGTGGAATTCATCTACCGCCGCATGGCGGATTTGCTGAGCGGTTTCATGGTGCGGCTGGTGCACGTGCCGCTGGCGCTCGCCCACCGCCCATACCGCGACCACACCACCGTTGAGTGCATTCTCGAAGTTGACGACCCCATCCTGCCGGAGAACCGCGGTCCCTGGCGGCTGCACATTGCCGAGGGGCGCGCCACTGTTGAAAAGAGCAACGCCTCGCCCACCGTGCGCACAGACATCAGCACACTGGCGGGCTGGTACAGCGGGGCACTCTCGGCACGCCACGCACGCTTGCTTGGGCGATGGCACGCATCGGCGGAACTCTGCGCGCGCCTTGATGAAGCCGCGCATGTGCCCCCCATGTACATGCACAAAGCGGATTGGTTCTGA
- a CDS encoding zinc metallopeptidase: MYFLFALPALLLGLYAQYKVQNAFARYSRVRTVRGLTGAQVARYLLDAHGLHHVRVERVGGMLTDHYDPTSKVLRLSPQVYDAPTIAAAGVAAHEMGHALQDATNYAPLALRSAMVPSVQIGSWLGPILFVVGLLMARPTLAWLGVILFAAVAVFALVTLPVEFDASNRAKKLLQQTGLLLPQEMEGVNAVLNAAALTYVAAAVQAISNLLYYVFLLQSTDRD, encoded by the coding sequence ATGTATTTTCTGTTTGCATTGCCGGCGTTGTTGCTCGGGTTGTATGCGCAATACAAAGTGCAAAACGCCTTTGCGCGCTATTCACGTGTGCGCACCGTGCGCGGGTTGACCGGGGCGCAAGTCGCCCGTTATTTGCTGGATGCGCACGGTTTGCACCATGTGCGTGTGGAGCGCGTAGGGGGCATGTTGACCGACCACTATGACCCGACCAGCAAGGTGCTGCGGTTGAGCCCGCAGGTGTACGATGCGCCCACCATTGCCGCAGCCGGGGTTGCGGCGCACGAAATGGGGCACGCTTTGCAGGATGCCACCAACTACGCACCGCTGGCATTGCGCAGCGCGATGGTGCCGTCGGTGCAGATTGGGTCGTGGTTGGGTCCCATTCTTTTCGTGGTGGGGCTGTTGATGGCACGCCCAACGCTGGCGTGGTTGGGGGTGATTCTCTTTGCGGCGGTGGCGGTGTTTGCGCTGGTGACGTTGCCCGTCGAGTTCGACGCCAGCAACCGCGCCAAGAAGTTGTTGCAGCAAACCGGGTTGCTGCTGCCGCAGGAGATGGAAGGCGTGAACGCTGTGCTGAATGCGGCGGCGCTCACGTACGTCGCCGCGGCTGTGCAAGCCATCAGCAACTTGCTCTACTACGTCTTTTTGCTCCAATCCACCGACCGCGACTGA
- a CDS encoding SDR family oxidoreductase yields the protein MANVCIVGATSAIAEATTRHFAARGDRLFLVGRSPDKLAMIADDMRVRGAAQVETFLLDVNEIERHTEMLDAAEAALGPLDVVLIAHGTLPDQRECERSVAKTLEAFQTNAVSTIALLTEIANRFEARGRGVIAVISSVAGDRGRQSNYVYGAAKGAVNIFTQGLRNRLAKKGVAVVTIKPGFVDTPMTAHLPKNALFASPEQVGARIFKAIERREDVVYVPWFWFVIMTIIRHIPERLFKRLNL from the coding sequence ATGGCGAATGTCTGCATTGTTGGAGCGACGTCGGCGATTGCGGAAGCCACCACACGCCATTTTGCGGCGCGGGGTGATCGGCTGTTTTTGGTGGGGCGCTCGCCCGACAAACTGGCGATGATTGCCGACGATATGCGTGTGCGCGGCGCGGCGCAGGTGGAAACCTTCCTGCTCGATGTGAACGAGATTGAGCGCCACACCGAGATGCTGGACGCCGCCGAAGCCGCCCTGGGTCCGCTGGATGTGGTGCTGATTGCGCACGGTACATTGCCCGACCAGCGCGAATGCGAGCGCAGTGTCGCCAAAACGCTGGAAGCGTTTCAGACGAATGCGGTGAGCACCATTGCGCTGCTGACCGAGATTGCCAACCGCTTTGAAGCACGCGGGCGCGGGGTGATCGCCGTCATCAGTTCCGTGGCGGGCGACCGTGGCCGCCAGAGCAATTATGTGTACGGGGCGGCGAAGGGCGCGGTCAACATTTTCACGCAAGGCTTGCGCAACCGCCTGGCGAAGAAAGGCGTGGCTGTTGTGACGATCAAGCCGGGGTTTGTGGATACCCCCATGACGGCGCATTTGCCCAAGAACGCCCTGTTTGCGTCGCCTGAGCAGGTTGGCGCGCGCATTTTCAAAGCCATTGAACGGCGCGAAGATGTCGTCTATGTGCCCTGGTTCTGGTTTGTCATCATGACAATCATTCGCCATATTCCCGAACGGCTTTTCAAGCGGCTGAATTTGTAA
- the fmt gene encoding methionyl-tRNA formyltransferase, translating into MTAERTTTDKPRLIFLGTPVFAVPSLQRLAETGAYDIVQVITQPDRPAGRGRKLRPSPVKEAAQALGLPVWTPETLKTPDAVAYVRDLAPDVAVVVAYGEILRPNVLAIPPKGFLNVHASLLPKYRGAAPIQAAILNGDRETGVSIMLLDEGMDTGPVLAQRVVPIAPDETAGTLSEKLAQVGAELLVETLPRWLAGEIEPRPQDHSQATVTRLIKKAHGRIDWTAPAVQIERQVRAFTPWPSAFTTWDGRLLKVMRARVVNAPAHDAEPGTVVALDEGPAVVTGEGLLLLEEVQLEGKRPTTGKAFLQGYSQIVGARLGADANE; encoded by the coding sequence ATGACCGCAGAACGAACCACGACTGACAAGCCGCGGTTGATTTTCCTGGGCACGCCGGTATTTGCCGTGCCCAGTTTGCAGCGTTTGGCTGAAACGGGCGCGTATGACATTGTGCAAGTCATCACGCAACCCGACCGCCCGGCAGGGCGTGGGCGCAAATTGCGACCGTCACCCGTCAAGGAAGCGGCGCAGGCGCTGGGGCTTCCCGTCTGGACGCCGGAAACCTTGAAGACGCCGGATGCGGTGGCTTATGTGCGCGACCTGGCGCCGGATGTGGCGGTTGTTGTGGCGTATGGCGAAATTTTGCGCCCCAACGTGCTGGCGATTCCGCCGAAAGGGTTTCTCAACGTGCACGCGAGTTTGTTGCCCAAGTACCGCGGCGCGGCGCCCATTCAGGCGGCGATTTTGAACGGCGACCGCGAAACGGGCGTCTCGATTATGTTGCTGGATGAAGGGATGGACACGGGACCGGTGTTGGCGCAACGTGTAGTGCCCATTGCGCCCGATGAGACCGCCGGCACGCTGAGCGAGAAACTGGCGCAGGTGGGGGCTGAGTTGCTGGTGGAGACGTTGCCGCGTTGGTTGGCGGGTGAGATTGAACCACGCCCCCAAGACCATTCGCAAGCGACGGTGACGCGGCTCATCAAGAAAGCGCATGGACGCATTGACTGGACAGCGCCCGCGGTGCAGATTGAGCGCCAGGTGCGGGCGTTCACGCCCTGGCCGAGCGCCTTCACCACATGGGACGGGCGTTTGCTGAAAGTCATGCGGGCGCGCGTGGTGAACGCCCCCGCGCATGACGCCGAACCAGGCACGGTGGTGGCGCTTGACGAGGGGCCGGCTGTGGTCACGGGCGAGGGGCTTTTGTTGCTGGAAGAAGTGCAGTTGGAAGGCAAGCGTCCCACAACGGGCAAGGCGTTTTTGCAGGGATACAGCCAGATTGTGGGCGCGCGGCTTGGAGCGGATGCCAACGAATAG